One window of Caldivirga sp. genomic DNA carries:
- a CDS encoding molybdopterin dinucleotide binding domain-containing protein, with translation MAAVTLSRRDFLKLVGATAAVTGVYLAARKEMFLFSQVFEQSNTSGSGIPSDVVAFTTCYGCLGRCNVEVIISGQTKLPRYIAGSIFTRNQGATCDIGATTMLHYLSPARLRSPLLRVPSSERCEGYFIEITYDDLLDILVNGDNASFLKERGWTYGFLGLKQIRECCPYKFVYFTGRDQYNPTENTWFAAMFGTPNQAAHGGFCAVAVASGGSYAMGGTWWEYGGWDSEYTKLLIIAGMTQDHFPTITRREVIKVINNGGEVIYMSPERIGNFGEVANEWIPVIPGTDGMVVWSIIHELFKMREQGVHSIDEDYLKWYTNAPWLVITNSDGSIIPPQASNVGLFARMKNKNGDWVPIVMGSDGNLYPFTDVPWQNGVEPVLEWSGSITIPVASDSNQTITLNVRTAFSILKEIALQDKWSPENVEATWKTPPAYKIRELAQKIVNLLNNGRVVIKAKWTDYLGRQHDYYIGTPFSAYIMRGISAHSNGFVTARAFALLFALIGAIDTPGGFTYKPPAPWPVPDGDYWPAYVAPAHPRMNITQEDYNSNPSLYTGPNGEKLIGVIGGAMIQERILNDGTVQILSVEKVPYSKALQITTKPIVYTPDNLVIDENGHPLLIDRGFSWEFPLSVHRNYTAVNIDAGLEWPYRIEFLLWHITNPYWDNAYDIDKDLGLLRMRDTDGRYRIPFVAQVDTFYGGSIPCVDLVIPDTTFFERYGEHSLLDRPVSSVHGPADNIEWPILPPLFSEVRPWSDGEIMLGTKLGLPGFVTDTGEPMYPNLMYDWLWKWQYAPGIGALYMARGKDGTSCCKGDPNPDQIKMYVYPGFINAAAYSNQETYPAPQKVPVNNGIYPPGVSPGTQTVGHAFAYYELPLEIRYYRHVNKGYLEWAVSVSMMPYAKPTIIPIYSEIIMKFILAAYGLWKGKNAYFYYMYQKTGDSTYLQLAEKNASPPSDWWGSHVAQIIKQFYHPIAVWYEPLDWIASDGSPPNEYPLATINRKTTPWFYHTWENHHPWLRQMIPYSQIWLNPKTAAQYGIKDGDWVELTSRGGEIARGQVKLTEAIAPGVVGYWKSRNARAGMMALPPNAVEVQKGFMFNDIYVYTRAQSQGGVANSNYTVEGLINAVKSGQYPTLQFDIFSGKTAWGDLRVKVVRIANDKPYSAWGNADPIVKTPPKLIVGSEAWKIKVFNYNAYTQPIDMGISWYEVNSSWLQFQESIRHSMGYSFSSAVTPPSNSNNGQDPRNGGKRGGR, from the coding sequence ATGGCGGCAGTAACCCTGAGTAGAAGGGACTTCCTAAAGCTTGTTGGAGCCACAGCAGCTGTTACTGGGGTTTACCTAGCAGCTAGGAAGGAAATGTTCCTATTTAGCCAGGTTTTTGAACAAAGTAATACTTCGGGAAGTGGTATACCTAGTGATGTAGTAGCCTTCACAACATGCTATGGTTGCTTAGGTAGATGCAACGTTGAGGTTATTATAAGCGGCCAAACAAAGCTACCTAGGTACATTGCTGGTTCAATATTCACCAGAAACCAGGGGGCTACATGCGATATTGGTGCAACCACAATGCTCCATTACCTTAGTCCAGCTAGATTAAGGTCACCATTACTTAGAGTTCCATCCAGTGAGAGATGTGAAGGCTACTTCATTGAGATAACCTATGATGACCTTCTTGATATTCTTGTTAATGGCGATAATGCATCGTTCCTAAAGGAGAGGGGATGGACGTACGGCTTCCTAGGCCTTAAGCAGATTAGGGAATGCTGCCCATACAAATTCGTGTACTTCACGGGGAGGGATCAATATAATCCAACGGAGAACACCTGGTTCGCTGCAATGTTTGGTACACCAAATCAGGCAGCTCACGGAGGATTCTGCGCAGTTGCGGTTGCCTCAGGTGGTTCCTACGCCATGGGTGGAACATGGTGGGAGTATGGTGGTTGGGACAGTGAATACACTAAGCTACTTATAATAGCTGGCATGACACAGGACCACTTCCCAACGATAACTAGACGTGAGGTCATTAAGGTGATTAATAATGGTGGTGAAGTAATATACATGTCACCTGAGAGAATCGGCAACTTCGGTGAGGTGGCTAATGAGTGGATACCAGTAATACCGGGCACTGATGGTATGGTTGTTTGGTCAATTATACATGAATTATTTAAGATGAGGGAACAGGGAGTACACTCAATAGATGAGGACTACTTGAAGTGGTACACTAATGCACCTTGGCTTGTCATCACTAACTCAGATGGTTCAATAATACCACCGCAAGCATCTAATGTTGGCTTATTCGCTAGGATGAAGAACAAGAATGGTGACTGGGTACCAATAGTAATGGGCAGTGATGGTAACCTATACCCATTCACTGATGTACCTTGGCAGAATGGTGTTGAACCAGTACTTGAGTGGAGCGGTTCAATAACAATACCGGTAGCCTCGGATTCTAACCAAACCATTACACTCAATGTTAGGACAGCCTTTAGTATACTAAAGGAAATAGCGCTTCAGGATAAGTGGAGTCCAGAGAATGTGGAAGCCACTTGGAAGACACCACCAGCCTATAAGATTAGGGAATTAGCCCAGAAGATTGTTAACCTGCTTAATAATGGTAGAGTTGTAATTAAGGCTAAGTGGACTGACTACCTAGGTAGGCAACATGACTACTACATAGGTACGCCATTCTCAGCATACATAATGAGGGGTATATCAGCCCACAGTAACGGCTTTGTAACAGCCAGGGCATTCGCACTATTATTTGCACTAATTGGTGCAATAGACACACCTGGAGGCTTCACCTATAAGCCACCTGCACCATGGCCAGTGCCAGATGGTGATTATTGGCCGGCCTATGTGGCTCCAGCTCATCCAAGAATGAACATTACGCAGGAGGACTATAACTCTAACCCATCACTCTACACTGGGCCGAATGGTGAAAAACTAATAGGTGTTATTGGTGGCGCCATGATTCAAGAGAGGATACTCAATGATGGCACAGTTCAGATATTAAGTGTTGAAAAGGTTCCGTATTCTAAGGCATTGCAGATAACCACGAAACCAATTGTCTATACGCCTGATAACCTAGTCATTGATGAGAATGGGCATCCATTATTAATTGACAGGGGCTTCAGTTGGGAATTCCCATTATCTGTGCATAGGAATTATACTGCTGTTAATATTGATGCTGGCCTTGAGTGGCCCTATAGGATTGAGTTCCTGCTTTGGCACATAACTAACCCCTACTGGGACAACGCCTACGATATTGATAAGGATCTTGGCTTACTTAGGATGAGGGATACTGATGGTAGGTATAGGATACCATTCGTTGCTCAGGTTGATACATTCTATGGTGGTTCAATACCCTGTGTGGACTTAGTAATACCTGATACAACATTCTTTGAAAGATATGGTGAACATAGTTTACTGGATAGGCCAGTATCGTCCGTTCATGGGCCCGCTGATAACATTGAGTGGCCTATATTGCCGCCATTATTTAGTGAGGTTAGGCCATGGAGTGATGGCGAGATAATGCTGGGTACGAAACTAGGGTTACCGGGTTTTGTTACTGATACTGGTGAACCCATGTACCCCAACTTAATGTATGATTGGCTCTGGAAGTGGCAGTACGCACCAGGTATTGGTGCATTATACATGGCTAGGGGTAAGGATGGGACATCGTGCTGCAAGGGTGATCCTAATCCCGATCAGATTAAGATGTACGTGTACCCAGGCTTCATAAATGCGGCAGCCTATAGTAACCAGGAAACATACCCAGCACCGCAAAAGGTACCAGTAAATAATGGCATTTACCCACCAGGTGTTTCACCAGGTACGCAGACTGTTGGCCATGCCTTCGCTTACTATGAGTTGCCGCTGGAGATTAGGTACTATAGGCATGTGAATAAGGGTTACTTGGAGTGGGCTGTGAGTGTCAGTATGATGCCTTATGCTAAGCCAACAATAATACCCATATATTCTGAAATAATAATGAAGTTCATATTGGCGGCTTACGGATTATGGAAGGGTAAGAACGCGTACTTCTACTACATGTATCAGAAGACTGGTGATTCAACGTACCTACAGTTAGCTGAGAAGAATGCGTCACCACCAAGTGATTGGTGGGGTAGCCACGTAGCCCAGATAATTAAGCAATTCTACCATCCAATTGCTGTCTGGTATGAACCACTGGACTGGATAGCGTCAGATGGCTCACCACCAAACGAGTACCCATTAGCCACCATTAATAGGAAGACAACACCATGGTTCTACCACACTTGGGAGAATCACCACCCATGGCTTAGGCAGATGATACCATACTCCCAAATCTGGTTAAATCCAAAGACCGCTGCTCAGTATGGTATTAAGGATGGTGACTGGGTTGAGTTAACCAGTAGAGGTGGTGAAATAGCTAGGGGGCAGGTTAAGTTAACGGAGGCCATAGCCCCAGGCGTGGTTGGTTACTGGAAGTCTAGAAACGCTAGGGCAGGTATGATGGCTCTCCCACCCAATGCAGTGGAGGTTCAGAAAGGCTTCATGTTTAACGACATATACGTCTACACAAGGGCCCAGAGTCAAGGTGGTGTAGCTAACTCCAACTACACAGTGGAGGGCTTGATAAATGCTGTGAAGAGCGGCCAATATCCAACACTGCAGTTTGATATATTCAGCGGTAAGACTGCTTGGGGTGATTTAAGGGTTAAGGTGGTTAGGATAGCTAATGATAAACCGTACTCAGCGTGGGGTAACGCAGATCCAATAGTTAAGACACCGCCAAAGCTGATAGTGGGTAGTGAGGCGTGGAAAATTAAGGTATTCAACTACAATGCTTATACTCAACCCATCGACATGGGGATAAGCTGGTATGAGGTTAACTCATCTTGGTTGCAGTTCCAGGAATCAATAAGGCACTCAATGGGTTACTCCTTCTCAAGTGCCGTAACTCCACCTTCAAATTCAAATAATGGACAAGACCCCCGTAATGGGGGTAAGAGGGGTGGGAGGTGA
- a CDS encoding 4Fe-4S dicluster domain-containing protein has protein sequence MVQLAILTDLSKCFGCAACMHACKEWHSSGCYGPMTDLDPWGPDPGKAPWSVFFMRVLQVEVGEFPNTKTFSVPISCFHCRNPACTTVCPTGAIYKRKEDGVVVINYDVCIGCRYCENACPYGNIIFDPVEGVSKKCVLAIDRIYDDSLPLYERIPPCVRNCPAGARIFGDMDDPNSIIYRTAVRKGAVPMGAEYGTNPPSLYVMPGVPTNESGREAAQQIMSEPNEYAVRTGAADLPTVLSKLKGVKPSGGHCKVESVGNSKGYGT, from the coding sequence ATGGTCCAGCTAGCAATACTCACTGACTTAAGTAAATGCTTTGGCTGCGCTGCCTGTATGCATGCCTGTAAGGAATGGCACTCAAGTGGATGTTATGGCCCAATGACTGACCTTGACCCATGGGGACCTGACCCAGGCAAGGCTCCATGGTCAGTCTTCTTCATGAGGGTACTGCAGGTTGAGGTTGGGGAATTCCCCAACACTAAGACCTTCAGCGTACCAATAAGCTGCTTCCACTGCAGGAATCCAGCCTGCACCACGGTATGCCCAACTGGTGCTATATATAAGAGGAAGGAGGATGGCGTTGTTGTTATTAACTATGATGTATGCATAGGGTGCAGGTACTGTGAGAACGCATGCCCCTACGGAAACATAATCTTTGATCCAGTGGAGGGAGTTAGTAAGAAGTGTGTCTTAGCCATTGATAGAATTTACGATGACTCCCTTCCACTCTATGAGAGGATTCCACCATGCGTTAGGAACTGCCCAGCTGGCGCTAGGATATTCGGTGACATGGATGATCCCAATAGTATAATATACAGGACAGCGGTTAGAAAAGGCGCTGTACCAATGGGTGCTGAGTACGGTACTAATCCACCCAGTCTTTACGTGATGCCTGGTGTACCAACTAATGAGTCAGGGCGTGAAGCAGCCCAGCAAATTATGAGCGAGCCCAATGAGTATGCCGTAAGAACTGGCGCGGCTGATTTACCCACGGTATTAAGTAAGCTGAAGGGCGTTAAGCCATCTGGTGGGCATTGTAAAGTTGAGAGTGTAGGTAACTCTAAAGGGTATGGGACATGA
- a CDS encoding molecular chaperone: MSNVEVVNFKRTLAISRSILYDFLSSLYLYPRNLNDFNNFVKSKINVVKSASMSLTNIYDFKDLNEVMRYAEKVNDYDSLTQIEADLTRVDYGVPPYEGYVHRGYFDVGVESMVNAIYAEFGMSVNKGFRDLRGDHIVIELSFMSYLAYKSYEDFEHYEKYTDAEINFLINHLAVWIPIFVIRALNLKLKTSYVKGILRFTRYFIQRDKEVITSLGDLS, encoded by the coding sequence ATGAGTAACGTTGAGGTAGTTAATTTTAAAAGGACACTAGCTATTTCAAGATCAATACTTTATGATTTCCTCTCATCGCTGTATTTATACCCACGAAACCTTAATGACTTTAATAATTTCGTTAAAAGCAAGATAAATGTTGTTAAGAGCGCTTCAATGAGCTTAACCAACATATATGATTTTAAGGATCTTAATGAAGTTATGCGTTATGCTGAAAAGGTTAATGACTATGACTCATTAACTCAAATTGAAGCTGACCTAACTAGGGTAGACTATGGTGTTCCACCATATGAAGGCTACGTACATAGGGGTTACTTTGATGTTGGTGTTGAATCAATGGTTAACGCAATCTACGCAGAGTTTGGAATGAGCGTGAATAAGGGCTTCAGAGACCTTAGGGGTGATCATATTGTTATTGAGCTGTCTTTCATGAGTTACCTAGCGTATAAAAGCTACGAGGATTTTGAACACTATGAGAAATACACTGATGCTGAGATCAATTTCCTAATTAACCACTTAGCAGTATGGATCCCAATATTCGTAATTAGGGCGCTTAATCTTAAGCTTAAGACAAGTTACGTTAAGGGTATTCTTAGGTTCACTAGGTACTTCATACAAAGGGATAAGGAGGTTATTACTAGTTTAGGTGACTTATCGTGA
- a CDS encoding 4Fe-4S binding protein, which produces MSNEVKVVSDNEDLSTITNSPTIILSDNQHGQSPKLPNVHPINVYVVKKSDNRRLRVLLAQLRARRISLTTIDEKGNLTRRDFITGKLTKTRLVNAPVVFNGSCMARYGCTQCVDACPSGAISINNKVVMIDAGKCIECGSCVAACPTGSLAMAGADDNEYVVAINEASRAGFRRLRFTCIYDNSQDSDDEYTYKLPCIASVGPEWLTMALASFDEVSFTCPNESCKLNGVAKVKELLSNLTKAIKVEVSGLMVKRPKGYSDYLTYVGIRRSDYSSALRRLKALSTGELAYGLKIFDINISEDKCSFCGVCFAKCPGKAFDVDSAQGVTVLKFNAIKCLGCGLCVDSCPEKAIKLTVSSLNDEWIIKVKDEVVKCKICGKPFDTRRHIQMVKARMGIKGDPEWLYLCPDCRRYYTAKEMLKRNLSI; this is translated from the coding sequence GTGAGTAATGAGGTTAAGGTTGTTAGTGATAATGAGGACTTAAGCACTATTACCAATAGCCCTACGATAATATTGAGTGATAATCAACATGGACAATCGCCTAAGTTACCTAATGTTCATCCAATTAACGTATATGTTGTGAAGAAAAGTGATAACCGAAGATTAAGGGTCCTATTAGCGCAACTAAGAGCCCGTAGAATTAGCTTAACTACTATTGATGAAAAAGGTAATTTAACGAGAAGGGATTTCATAACAGGTAAATTAACTAAGACGAGGCTTGTTAATGCCCCAGTAGTCTTTAATGGCTCCTGCATGGCAAGGTATGGCTGCACTCAGTGTGTTGATGCATGCCCAAGTGGTGCAATATCAATCAATAATAAGGTGGTAATGATAGATGCGGGTAAATGCATTGAGTGTGGTTCCTGTGTTGCGGCGTGCCCCACAGGTTCATTAGCCATGGCTGGTGCAGACGATAATGAGTATGTTGTAGCTATTAATGAAGCATCAAGAGCCGGTTTCAGAAGACTAAGATTCACGTGTATTTACGATAATTCACAGGACAGCGATGATGAATACACGTATAAACTACCATGCATTGCATCAGTAGGTCCTGAGTGGCTGACTATGGCCTTAGCATCATTTGACGAGGTCTCCTTCACATGCCCTAATGAATCCTGTAAATTAAATGGCGTAGCTAAGGTTAAGGAATTACTCAGTAATTTAACTAAGGCTATTAAAGTTGAGGTAAGTGGGCTAATGGTTAAGAGACCTAAGGGGTATAGTGATTACTTAACCTACGTAGGAATAAGGAGGAGTGACTACTCCAGTGCGCTTAGGAGGCTTAAGGCATTATCCACGGGTGAATTGGCCTATGGCTTAAAAATATTTGATATTAACATTAGCGAGGATAAGTGCTCCTTCTGTGGTGTCTGCTTTGCTAAATGCCCTGGTAAGGCTTTCGACGTAGATAGTGCCCAAGGTGTCACAGTGCTTAAGTTTAATGCTATTAAGTGCTTGGGATGTGGATTATGTGTGGATAGTTGCCCTGAAAAGGCAATTAAGTTAACGGTATCTTCATTAAACGATGAGTGGATTATTAAGGTTAAGGATGAGGTTGTTAAGTGCAAGATATGTGGTAAACCCTTTGATACCAGGAGGCATATTCAAATGGTTAAGGCTAGAATGGGCATTAAAGGTGACCCAGAGTGGCTTTACTTATGCCCAGATTGCAGAAGATACTATACTGCTAAGGAAATGCTTAAAAGGAATCTTAGTATTTAG